A genomic window from Silene latifolia isolate original U9 population chromosome 11, ASM4854445v1, whole genome shotgun sequence includes:
- the LOC141613540 gene encoding uncharacterized protein LOC141613540 — MSTEALLAKMNDTLELLTARLAAVETKVGGETTVTTTLEMSELERRFKLVEDQLKLSQGESIHYENARAYAPIQEELPKNFVLTDIPKFKGTENPLQHIRSYKEHLALKSLPASMLTAIFAQSMEEHPRAWFYNLDLKNYPTFEDLTTEFCRHYADNAEIQTTMRTLEVMTQREKECFTDFLARWRAESVKLTKKSEEVDMVNRFVNNLQPAYRNELKYQNFSTFKDLTRIWRKIEDDLRTAEFSKPKGYPGASSSKSKATTSANHVQAINFLGGTFKKPQRSTPRVFTDIGCTYTYALERLKAQGKLNQSGPTPEPPLEQ, encoded by the coding sequence ATGTCAACGGAAGCACTATTGGCTAAGATGAACGACACTTTGGAGCTGCTTACAGCTCGCTTGGCTGCAGTTGAGACTAAGGTAGGTGGGGAGACTACTGTAACCACCACCCTGGAAATGTCTGAGCTTGAAAGGCGATTCAAGCTTGTGGAAGACCAACTGAAGCTCTCTCAAGGGGAGAGCATCCACTACGAGAATGCTAGGGCTTATGCCCCAATCCAGGAGGAGCTCCCTAAGAACTTCGTGCTcacagatatccctaaattcaagggaacTGAAAATCCTCTACAGCACATTAGGTCCTATAAGGAGCACCTTGCTCTGAAGAGTTTGCCTGCGAGCATGCTAACTGCTATCTTTGCCCAATCCATGGAGGAACATCCAAGGGCATGGTTTTACAACCTAGATCTAAAGAATTACCCCACATTCGAAGATCTAACTACTGAGTTCTGTAGGCATTATGCTGACAATGCTGAAATCCAGACAACAATGAGGACTCTCGAAGTTATGACCCAGAGAGAAAAGGAATGCTTTACTGATTTCCTGGCTCgttggcgcgctgaaagcgtgaaattgaCCAAGAAATCCGAAGAGGTCGATATGGTCAATAGGTTTGTAAACAATCTGCAACCAGCTTACCGTAATGAgctaaaatatcaaaactttagcACATTCAAAGACTTGACTCGAATTTGGAGGAAAATCGAAGATGACCTCCGTACGGCGGAGTTTTCTAAACCCAAGGGATACCCTGGGGCTTCCTCCTCTAAATCAAAAGCAACTACTAGTGCTAATCATGTTCAAGCTATTAATTTCCTAGGAGGAACTTTCAAGAAACCACAACGCTCTACTCCAAGAGTGTTTACTGACATTGGGTGTACTTATACGTATGCACTTGAAAGACTCAAGGCCCAAGGGAAGCTAAACCAAAGTGGCCCAACTCCTGAACCACCCTTGGAACAATGA